The Jiangella sp. DSM 45060 genome contains the following window.
GACTGCAACGAGGGCTCGACCAACGTCCTGGTCGGCATCGACCACGACACGTCATCGGCCTACGCCTACTCGATGGCATTCCTGAAGAACACCACCAGCTCGATCCTGGGCCACGGGCAGGTCGCCGGCTCCTGGCCGTGGCTGGTCTTCACCAGCCTCCACGAGGCCGAGAACCCGCCTCAGGGCGCATAAGGCAGTACGGCGGTGAGTGGGTCGCGACGACGTGCGTCGTGACCCGCTCATGTCGCCTGTCGCCCGCTCGGTGCAGCCGATGGGTTCTGGGCCGGCACGGTCGAGTGCGGGCCGAGTAGACCGCCGATCCGCGTCGGCCGGTCGTCAGGGGCGGACAGGGTAGAATCAGGACATCGGCGCACGGTACTGAGCCCGGTCGGGGCTCCGGCGGCGCCGGCATCATGAAGCTCGGCCGCAGAGGCCGGAGACGGGCCGCGATCATGGCATCGCCCGCATCAGCAGTCGCCTCCGCGCGAGAGACGGCGCGCACCGCGTTCACGTCCCTGCCGGACCGGCACCGCGTCCTCGACGGCGGCTGGTGGCCCAGGTCCCGCGACCTCGTCGCCGAGTTGCCTGGCGTCATGCCTGCCGCCGGCGACGCGGAGTCGGCCGGGCGGGCGTTTGCTCACGTGCTCCGCGGGCACGGTCACGATGAGGCGAGCGCGACGCTCGCCGACACGAACTCGAGGAGTTGACATGACCACTGAACAACCGCTCAGACAGCGACGAGCCCATCCGCAGACCCGAGGTGGTGCCGGTCCACCGGTCGCGACCAAGGACCGGGTCCCGGCTCCCGTCCGTCACGTCAGCACGTACACCGAGCTGGCTCGGCAGATCCGCGAGGCCGGGCTGTTGCGGCGGCGCTACGGCTACTACTGGACCCGGATCGCCGTGGCCGTGACGGCGTTCGCGGGGATCTGGGTGGGGTTCGCGTTCCTCGGTGACTCCTGGTTCCAGTTGCTCCTCGCCGCCGCGCTCGCGGTCGTGCTGGTCCAGTTCGGGTACCTCGGGCACGACAGCGCCCATCGCCAGATCTTCGCCTCGCACCGGTGGAACGACTGGACCTCGCGGGTCTTCTCCGGGCTGTTCACCGGGCTCAGCTACGGCTGGTGGCAGTCCAAGCACAGCCGGCACCACGCCAACCCGAACAAAGAGGGCTCGGACCCCGATGTCGGGCCCGGCGTGCTGGCGTTCACCCCGGCCGTCGCCCAGGC
Protein-coding sequences here:
- a CDS encoding DUF5994 family protein, encoding MASPASAVASARETARTAFTSLPDRHRVLDGGWWPRSRDLVAELPGVMPAAGDAESAGRAFAHVLRGHGHDEASATLADTNSRS